Below is a genomic region from Balneola sp. MJW-20.
AATTCATCGGCCAGTGTACATCCAAGATCTTCGATATACTGGCTTACATCATATTTACTGAATAACACCTTTCTTGCAAGTGAGTAACCGTTTGTGTGCAAACCTGAACTTCTGAATCCTAAAAGCACATCTCCTTCTTCGATCGTGGATCCGTTGATCACTTTATCCTCATCTACTATCCCAACAATGGTACCGGCCAGATCAAATTCACCGGCATCGTAAATATCAGGCATTTCAGCGGTTTCACCTCCGATCAGAGCCACTCCGTTTTCCTTGCAAGCTGTAGCAAATCCTTTGACTACCTCATAGCCCACTTCTTTCTCCAGTTTCCCCGTGGAAAAGTAATCCAGGAAAAACAAGGGTTTTGCTCCGCATACGGCAATATCGTTGATACAATGATTGACCAGATCCTGTCCGACACTATCATATCTTTCTGCTTTGAAAGCAACGATCAGTTTGGTACCTACACCATCAACGGAACTAACAAAAACAGGATTCTTAAATCCTTTCAGATCCGGTTTAAAAAATCCTCCGAATCCTCCAATATTTGAAAGTACTGAATCATTATGAGTTTCTTTAACAACGGATTTAATGGATTCTACCAGCTCTTCACCGGCTTTGATATCCACTCCTGAGTCTTTATAAGTAATTGGTTTCTTTGCCATGAATAATTCAGGACTTCGCTTTTTCGGTTATGAAATTAATATGAGCCAGGTGGTGATTACTGTGCCAGGCATACAGGGCAGCAGCTTTTCTCAAACTGAAAGCACCTGATTCTGGATGAATATATTCTCTTTTCAGTTCCTCATCTGTGAGATTTGAAAAGATCCGGGCCATTTTCTCATGTACATTTTCCAGCATGTTCAGGCTCAGCTCCAGCGGAATATCAAGTTTACTTTCCGTCTCTACCCAGGCATCCTGGTCGTATGGACGGATCTCCGGCTTATCTTCGGTTAAGGCCAGTTTAATTCTGATAATAGCATTCAGGTGACTATCGACAAGATGAAGGATTAGCTCTTTAGCATTCCACCCGCCATCACGATAAGATTCATCAAGATCATGATCAGAACAACCTTCAATGCTATTCCGTATCCTTTCCGGTAACCAGGCAATATCTTCTACCCAGTTATCAAATACACTGTTATCCTCGTCTCCTTTAAAACTAAACTGACCTATGGGAAATCTTTGATCCATTCTGTTCTTTTTATTCGAACAAATATACCATCTTTAAAACTTCTATTTAAAGAGGCTTTTAGACTTCTTTTCCACACTAAAAGACAAACAGTATGAGATTTATATATTATATAGTAATTAGTAGAGGCTGTGGATAAGTGGATAACATTTTTGTTGTGAATTAAAAAGGCAGACTTGAAAAGATGTTGATAAATTTGTGGATAATTAACCCATTATATTTAATGACTTATAGAAAATATATTTTAGTTATAAACAGCCGCTTATACTTCACACATATTATGATGAAAATGTATTTAACAGGGGAAAGTTATTAAATGCCTATGTTGATTATTCACTTATCATGTGGAATCTTGTTCAGAACTTTTGACCTTTTCAGTTATCAAAAAGTTATACATGAGTAATTCACATAGTAATCCACAATTGAGATTTTATGAAAGTCGTACTTCAGCGCGTGAAATCAGCCAGTGTTAAGGTTGGCAAAGAAATAACCGGGGCAATTGATCAAGGAGTTTTACTGCTGGTAGGTATACATAATGATGATACGGATGAGCAGATCGAATGGATATGCAACAAGATCATCAAACTCAGGATCTTTGAGGATGATGAGGGTAAAATGAACCGTTCTGTTGCAGACATAAACGGAGGAATTCTCGTAGTATCCCAGTTCACTTTATATGCAGATGTCAAAAAAGGAACCCGTCCGGGATTTAGTGAAGCAGCTGATCCGGGGTACGCGGAAGAGTTATACGACCGAATGATTGATTACTTTGAAAAACATTCTGATCTGAATATTCAGACCGGTAAATTCGGAGCGATGATGAATGTTAAACTCGAAAATGATGGTCCGGTCACTATAATTCTGGAGAAATAAATTTGTCGGTTCTTTTCATTTTTATTGATGGTATCGGTATTGGAGAACGATCGGATAAGAATCCCTTCCATTTGAAATCCTATGAAAGCTTTAACTGGATGAGTGATCAGGATATGTTCATAGATCATGATCCGGTATTTAAAGAAAAACATCTTTTTAAAGGTATCGATGCAAATCTTGGGGTGAAGGGTCTTCCTCAAAGCGGAACAGGTCAGACCACTTTATTTACCGGTGTAAATGCTTCACAAGAGATAGGAAAACATTTTGGTCCCTTTCCTCATTCAGGAATCAAACATCTGCTGAAGGAAGTAAGTATTTTTCATGCCGCAAAGGAGCAAAATAAAAAACCTTATTTTGTAAATGCTTATCCGCCGATTTTCTTTGAGCATGCCAAAAAAAGAAACCGGTGGAGCTGTACTACATTGATGACCAGGAGTGCAGAGCTATCCCTCAATTCTACCGAAGAGGTATTGAAGGAAGAAGCGCTGACCGCGGAGATCGTTCAGAATGCCTGGAGAGAAAAACTGGGTATTGATATTCCAAAAATTACCGCTAAGGAAGCTGGGCGCAGACTACTGAACCTGGTACCCGATCATGATCTTTTACTGTATGAATATTATCTGACCGATAAAGCAGGACATAATCAGAATGCAGAGGATGCTGATCGGGTTCTTCAACCTTTGGATGAATTTCTTCTTACTATTCTTAAGGAAAAAAGGTCTGAAGACACCTTAGTGATCAGCAGCGATCATGGAAATCTCGAAGATCTTTCTACTAAAACTCACACCCGTAATGAAGTACCGCTTTTTGTAATTGGACCCGAAGCTTCAGCATTTAGTGAAGCAGAATCCATCATGGACCTTAAAGGTATTATTTCCGACATCATCTGACTATGAAAAAAACAATCTATAAACCACTGGTATTTGTCCCTTCACTACTGATCATCATTTTTCTGATCCTGATGATTCCTGTTCAGGATGATATTCAGGTTAAAAGACCCGGGGAATCCGTACCCTTTATATGGGATCAGGATAATAGATGGGAATCTCTGGAAAGCAGTTTTACTCAGGCTCTCAGGGAAGAGGATGAAGTGCTTAAGCAAAGGATAGATTCTTTAAATAAAGAGGCGGATAAGATCTACTTACAGTTGAATGGTACAGAGATCCGTCCCGGATCTGAAGAACTGAAAAACCTGCTTGATTTATTCTTTGAAACCGGTTCTTATGTGGCGGCATTTCCGGAAGAAACGACTGGATTTCTGGACCGTTATTCCCGCTATCGCCGACTGGTAAAAAAAGCTTCAGTCAGCTGGGATATAGAGGACCGAAAGAGCCGGGATGCACTTTATAAATATCTGTATGGAATGAGAGCAGCTGCTGAAGAAGTGTTATTGCAGTCAGAATCTCCGATCGACCCTGTTCTATATGTAGACGAGGTGGCATCTGAAACACCATCTACAGATATATTGGGAATTGAAGTACATAGCGGAGATCTGCTGGTATCAAGGGGTGGAGCGGAAGTGTCTGCTCTGATATCAAGAGGAAATGATTTTCCGGGTAACTTTTCTCACGTTGCTCTCATCTATATCGAAGAGGGAACAAATATTCCCTACCTGGTGGAGGCTCATATAGAAAGAGGAGTCGCTATAGCTACACTGGAAGAATATCTGCGTGATCGTAAACTCAGGTTCATGGTTTTAAGACCGAGACCGGATCTGCCTGAGATCATGGAAGACCCAATGATACCTCATAAAGCAGCAAAACTGATGTTCGAAGAAGTTCAAAACCGGCATATTCCGTATGACTTTAAAATGGATTTCTATGATGAAGAAGCAATGTTTTGTTCGGAGGTAGGATCTTATGCTTATGCAAGCGAAGGTATTACACTCTGGCAGGCTGAGTCAACCATATCATCGGATGGAATTGTACGATTGCTTAAAACTTTCGGAGTGGAGAATTTTGTGACCCAGATGCCCTCCGATCTTGAGTACGATCCACAGCTGTCGGTAGTAGCTGAATGGAGAGATACCGAGTCGCTGATGGAAGATCATGTATATAATGCGGTGATCGATGCCATGCTGGTGTGTGCCGGTCAGGGGAAAGAAGTAGATTACAATGCCTGGTATCTGCCATTAGCCAGGGTATTGAAAGGCTATAGTATGATCCTGAATCTTTTTGAAAATCATGGTCCCGTACCGGAGGGAATGAGTGCGACTCAGGCACTTAAGAATAACTCCTTTGTGGATGAACATGCCACCTATAAAGAAGAGGTCTATAGTAAAGTGGAGTCTTTTAAAAAGGAGAGGGGATATAATCCACCATATTGGGAATTAGTCAAAATGGCTGAAAATACGACGAGCTGTTCAGAGAATTAATCAGAGAATTTCCGCTAAGCTTATTTGTTGATTAATTTTTCATTTTGGTTTATTTAAAACAACTTGTTTTAAAATAACCCGCTTTCCTGTATGAAAAATATTCTGACTACCCTCTCCTTAGTACTATTCATGAGTACCTTTTCTTTTTCTGATGCTGAAGCTCAGATGAAAGAAGAAGTCCTTACCAGAGGACCTGAATCCGGAACACTGATAATTATTGGTGGAGCTGCCCGGGACCCGATCTTTCGGGAAAAATTTATTAACCTTGCCGGTGGTGAAAATGCGCGGATCATTATCGTACCAACCGCACAGGGAGCAGATAGAGTAGAGGAAAGAGATCCGGAATATGCCCGCCTTAAAGCTCCATTTGAAGAGATCGGAGTACGATCGGTTCACGTACTGAATACAGAAGATCCTGAAGTTGCGAACCAGGAAAGTTTTATTGAACCGATCAAAGAGGCAACAGGCGTGTGGTTTACCGGCGGAAGACAGTGGAGAATCGCGGATGGTTTTCTGGATACCAAAGCTCATAATGAATTCAATAAGTTACTGGAGCGGGGCGGGGTGATCGCCGGGTCATCAGCCGGAGCAACCATACAAGGCTCCTATCTGGCCAGAGGTGATTCCCGTACCAATACCATCATGATGGGAGATCATGAAGAAGGATTGAGCTTCGTAGAAAATGTGGCCATAGACCAGCATTTATTTGCAAGAAACCGGCAGTTCGATATGTTTGAAATTCTGGACAACCGGCCGGAATTACTGGGTATCGGGCTGGATGAAGACACCGGGATCGTGGTACAGGGAAATACTTTTGAGGTAATTGGGAACAGCCTGGTTGCTATTTATGACGGAACCAGATGGTCGGCAGAAAGAGATACCGTTTATGTGCTCCCTGAAGGATCCAGAGAATTTTATGTATTAAGAGCCGGACAAAAGTATGATATGCTAAACAGAGAAGTGATCCGGAATTAAAATAATGGACTCGTTATGGATAAACGATATGTGCTTGCAATAGATCAGGGTACAACCAGTTCAAGAGCGATCATATTCGATAAAAAGGGGAAGATAAGATCGGTTGCGCAGAAAGAATTCCGGCAGATTTTTCCGGATGATGGCTGGGTTGAGCATGATGCTATGGAGATCTGGAAGACCCAGGTCGGTGTAATCGCTGAAGCCATTTCAGCATGTGGTGCAGAAGGGATCGATATTGCCGCTATAGGCATCACCAATCAGCGGGAAACCACAGTAGTTTGGGACCGCACCTCCGGTAAACCCGTTTATAATGCTATTGTGTGGCAGGACCGGCGAACTTCTGATTATTGTGACCACTTAAAAAAAGAAGGATGGACCGAAAAGATCAGAAACAAAACCGGACTCATTCCGGACAGTTACTTTTCAGGAACTAAGATCCGCTGGATACTAAACAACGTGGAAGGTGCGCGTGAAAAAGCAGGCAGAGGAGAACTGGCTTTTGGTACTATTGACAGCTGGCTTATATGGAACCTGACCCGGGGAAAAGTTCATGTGACCGATGTATCAAATGCTTCCCGAACGATGCTTTTCAATATTAATACCATGGAATGGGATCAGGATCTGCTGGAGCTAATGGAGATCCCGAGAAATATGTTGCCCGAGGTAAGGTCCTCCAGCGAACTTTATGGAAAAACCTGCACAAAGATCTTAGCCGATGAATTGCCGATAGCCGGTATAGCCGGTGATCAGCAGGCTGCTTTATTTGGTCAAATGTGTATGGAGCCCGGAATGCTGAAGAACACTTATGGGACCGGGTCCTTCATCATGTTCAATACCGGTGAAAAACCGATCTTTTCAAAAAATAAACTTCTGACCACAGTAGGATGGGAGATAAACGGGAAAGTTACTTATGCCCTGGAAGGTAGCATCTTTATTGCCGGCGCGGTAGTACAATGGCTGAGAGACGGGCTGGGGTTGATCAAGTCATCTGAAGATATTGAGAAACTTGCGCTAACGGTTAAGGATAATGGGGGGGTGTACCTGGTTCCGGCCTTTGCGGGATTAGGTGCACCTCACTGGGATCAAAGGGCCAGAGGCGCCATCTTTGGTCTGACCCGGGGAACCGAAGCAGGGCACATTGCCAGAGCTGCACTTGAAGGAATTGCCTTACAGGTCAATGACGTGATCAAAGCAATGGAGGCTGATTCCGGAATTGATATTAAAGAGCTGAGGGTAGACGGTGGAGCAACAGTCAATGATACGCTCATGCAGTTTCAGTCAGATATCTTAGGTATTCCATTGATACGACCAGCGATCCTTGAAACAACGGCCTTAGGTGCCGCTTATCTGGCCGGGCTGGCCGTGGGGTTCTGGAAAGATGTAGATGATATCCGCAATCAGTGGGTAACGGATAAGAGGTTTGAGCCTGCCATGGATCAGGATCAGGTAAATAAGATCACCCTGAAGTGGGATAAGGCGATATCGAAATCAAAAGGCTGGATAGAGAACGGATCATAATGCAAAGGGAAAATTTTATTCAGCAGGTTGAAGAACAGAATGAGTTCTGGGATGTGATCGTTATTGGGGGCGGTTCAACCGGGCTTGGTGTTGCAGTTGATGCGGCCTCACGGGGGTACCACACCTTATTGCTTGAAATGCATGACTTTGCAAAAGGTACCTCAAGCCGAAGTACAAAGCTGGTACATGGAGGAGTTCGGTATCTTCAGCAGGGAGATGTGTCTCTGGTAATAGAAGCTCTGCGCGAAAGAGGTCTGATGATCCAGAATGCTCCGCACCTTGTTAATCATCAGTCATTTATTGTTCCAAGTTATGAATGGTGGAATGGTCCTTTTTATGGGGCCGGACTAAAAGTTTATGATGCTCTGGCCGGGAAACTCGGGATTAATAAATCCAGAAATCTGTCCCGAGAAGAAACCATGGAAAAGATACCAACCCTTGAACCGGAAGGACTCAGAGGTGGAGTGATCTATTATGATGGTCAGTTTGATGATGCACGCTTTGCCATTAATCTTGCTCAAACAGTGATGGATGAAGGGGGTATTCCTCTGAACTATATGAAGGTCACAGCTCTGATCAAGAATAACAGCGGATTTGTGGAAGGTGTTGAGGCCCGGGATATGATTACCGGGAAAGATCATACCATTAACGGACGGGTCGTGATCAATGCGACCGGAATTTTTACGGACAACATTATTCATATGGACGATCCCGATCAGGGTGATATCATACAATGTGCCCAGGGGGTTCATATTGTACTGGATAAAGAGTTTATGCCGGGTGATACTGCGATCATGGTTCCTGAGACCGAAGACGGCCGGGTGTTATTTGCAGTTCCATGGCACAACAAAGTGATCGTTGGAACCACCGATACACCCATCGATAAACCTACCCTGGAACCGGTGGCGCTGGAGGAAGAGATCGACTTCATTTTGGACCATGCGGAAAAATATCTGATCAGAAACCCCACCAGAAAAGATGTGAAAAGCGTTTTTGCCGGATTAAGGCCATTGGTTAGACCGGATGACTCAAAAAAAACATCTCAGATCTCCAGAAGTCATCACCTGCAGGTATCAGAGTCAGGGTTAGTGACCATCACAGGTGGTAAATGGACCACCTATCGGAAAATGGCGGAGGATACCGTTGATCAGGCTATTATGATCGCAGGACTGGAGATGGTTCATTGCAAGACCCAGGAGCTGAGGATCCATGGCTGGCTTAAATATTCTGATCGGTCAGATCATTTATATACTTATGGCTCTGACAAGGTGGGGATTAAAAAACTGGTAGAAGCAGACCCGTTCTTAGGAGAAAAACTTCACAAAGACCTTCCATATATAAAAGCGGAGGTAGTATGGGCAGTCAGGCATGAAATGGCACAGACTGTGGAAGATGTGCTTTCACGCAGAACAAGGGCACTGCTTCTGGATGCAAAGGCCAGTGTTGAAATGGTTCCTGAAGTAGCTGCGATCATGGCCGGAGAGTTCGGAAGAGGGAAGGACTGGATAAACTCAGAGGTCAGGGAGTATACTCAACTTGCTAAAAACTATATTCTAAGCTAAAACTAAATGTTATGACTGAATTCTGGGGTGAAGTACTGGGAACTTTCTTACTGTTACTGCTGGGTAACGGTGTGGTGGCAAACGTGATACTGGATAAGACCAAAGGTAATACAGAAGGCTTCTTTGCGATCAACTGGGGATGGGGTATAGCAGTATTTGTGGGAGTGTATACAGTTGCTCCTATCAGCGGGGCTCACATCAACCCGGCAGTAACCCTCGGGCTGGCCATGTCCGGGCTTTTTAACTGGGGGCTGGTGCCTCTTTATATAGCCGGACAATTTCTTGGAGCCATGCTTGGAAGCGGCCTGGTCTATGTAGCTTACAAGGATCAGTTCAGTGCAACCGAAGATAGTGCTACGAAAAGGGCTGTTTTTTGTACAGCCCCGGAGGTAAGGAATTATTTAAATAATATGGTATCTGAGATCATAGCAACCTTTGTTCTGGTACTTGGAGTACTTTATCTGGCGGTTCCTGATGTTGGACTGGGAGCAATATCTGCGTTACCGGTTGCTTTGCTGGTTTTCGGAATAGGGGTATCTCTGGGTGGGCCAACCGGTTATGCAATTAATCCAGCAAGGGATCTGGGTCCAAGGATCATGCATGCACTTATTCCCATGAATAATAAAGGAGACAGTGACTGGGCCTATTCATGGGTTCCGGTAGCTGGACCGGTTATAGGATCGGCTCTCGCCGCATTAGCTTACTATGCGTTACCCTTTTAAAATAAAAAAGGCCCTGGCCATACCGGACAGCGCCTTTTAATATCATATAAGGGTCAGGATCAGGCGATCTCTTTCAGCTCACTTTTGATGCGGTCAAAGATTTCTTCCACCGTACCTATCCCGTCGATATGCTTTACGAGGTCCTGTTTCTGATAATGATTAAGAACAGGTTTGGTCTCGTTTTGATAAACTGATAACCGGTTCTTTACTTTGTCTTCCGTGTCATCAGAGCGCCCTTCTCCTCTGGACAGGATTCTTTTAACCAGTTCTTCTTCCGGAACAGACAGCTCAATAAAAGCATCCAGGCTGGCATTATTATTTTCCAGCATACGATCAAATGCCTCAGCCTGAGGAACAGTTCTTGGGAATCCATCCAGGATGTAACCGCCGGAGTACTTTTCCTTCTTTAGTTCATCAGCAACCAGATCCACAACGGTCTGATCAGGTACCAGTTCACCGGCATCCAGTATAGATTTCACCTTTACACCGAGCGGAGTCTCATTTTTAATAGCAGCTCTGAAGATATCACCGGTCGATAATTGCGGAATCTGAAATTCTTCCTGCAACAGTTTCGCCTGCGTACCTTTTCCGGCTCCGGGAGGTCCGAATAGTATAATATTCATCGTAAAATCGAATTAAGGTTTTGGGTCATCAGATATTCATCAAAAAAGACAAACGGGAGATCCTGCTAAAGGATTACCGTGTTTCTTTTTCCTGAATTCTGGCAGCCTTACCACGACGAGAGCGCAGATAGAACAGCTTGGATCTTCTGACTTTACCTTTTCTTTTTACATCGATCTTTGCAATAAACGGAGAGTTAAGCGGGAAAATACGCTCTACTCCAACGTTATTACTCATCTTGCGAACAGTAAAGGTTTTATTAGGACCGCTTCCTCTTTCAGAGATCACAACACCTTCGTATTGCTGAATACGCTCCTTTTCACCCTCACGCACACGATAGTGCACATTTACAGTATCACCTGCTGTGAAATGAGGAATGTCCTCATTGATCAGGGTTTGTTCAACAAGTTTTAACTTATCCATTTTTCTGATGTTTGAAACCGCATCTGCGGCTGTTATTAATGTTCTTTCTTAAACTTTTTATATAAATCTTCTCTTCGTTCTTTGGTACGCTTCAGAGACTGCTCTCTTTTCCATTGGGTGACTTTCTTAGGATCACCCGATAATAAAACCTCCGGTACTTTCAATCCTTTGAAAGTATTGGGACGTGTGTAAACCGGGGCGTCCAGCAAACCATCCTGGAAAGAATCATCCAGTGCGCTGGCAGAGTCACCCATTGCTCCGGGAATCAGACGAACAATAGCATCCGCAATAACCATGGCTGGTAACTCGCCTCCGGACAACACATAATCACCAATAGAATATTCTGAGGTTATCAGTGCGTCTCTGACTCTCTGATCAACACCCTTATAGTGTCCGCAAAGAATGATAATATTCTTTTTCAGTGAAAGGGTGTTCGCATCGGCCTGATCAAATACCTTACCGTCAGGGGCAGTGAAAATGATCTCATCATATTCACGCTCATCTGTAAGCATTTCGATGCAGCTGAATATTGGCTGGGCAGTCAGCACCATTCCGGCGCCACCTCCATAAGGGTAATCATCGATTTTATTGTGTTTATCTTCAGTATGATCTCTCAGGTCATGAATGTGGATCTCAACCAGATCTTTATCGATAGCATTTTTAACAATGCTGTGATCAAGTGGACCCTGTAATAAAGCGGGTACAGCTGATATTATATCGATTCTCATCATAATCCTTCGAGTTCATCAAGATTAATACAATAGATGAAACCTTCATCAACATCTTCTATAAAATGATCAACATAAGGTATCATCAGACTTCCTTCCGGAGAACTGACCTGCAATATCGGGTGAGCGGGACTCAGGATGACATCAGTCACCAATCCAACAGAGTTATCATTTTGATCGATCACTTCGCAATCGATCAGTTCATCAAACTCTGAATCCGTTTCACTTAACAGTACCGGTACATGCTTGCTTTCAACAAAGATCGCATGATCTTTTATCCGGTCTGCCGCGCTGCGATCAGAGATATTTTCAAATTGTACAAAGAACAAATCAGGAGAACTGACATCCGGCCGGCATTCCTGCAATCGTACCGGATAGAGGTCTCCCCTATCATTACGAAGGTAAAACAGGTCGATTGAAGAAAGGATCTCGGCATTCACACTTTCAAACTGAGCCTTAACCATTCCGGTCAGGCCGTGTGAACGTACAATTCGCCCTACTTCAGTGAAGTCCTGTCCCCGATCCATGATCAGAATCGGATAATCAATTAACCTTCTTGCTTACTTTCCCAGGCTCGCTGAACCGTAACACGGTCTTCGTCCTCAGGAACAAATCCTTTAAGGTCAGCCAGATCAGTATTATTAATATGATCGATAGCTTCCTTTGCAGTCATATCGGTAGAAACCTGTCCGGGTGCTTCTGCTTTTTCTTCTTCGGCAGGAGCTTCTTCTTCTGTAGTTTCTTCCTCTTCGGCAGCAGCCTCAGTTTCTTCCTCTGAAGGGGCTTCTTCTTCAGCTTCCTCTGCAGTTTCAGTTTCTGCTTCTTCAGCTGATTCTTCTACTGCTTCCGGCTCATCTGCTACTTCTTCTTCAGCAACAGCTTCCATTTCTTCTGCTTCTGCAGTCTCTTCAGCAGGAGCTTCTTCTTCAGCTGATTCTTCTACTGCTTCTGCGGCAGCTTCCTCTTCAGCCTCTTCAGCAGCGGCTTCTGCTTCTACTTCAGCTGCGGCTTTGGCAGCCTTTTCCTGAAGCTGTTTCTTATATTCTTTTTCTTCAGCGGCTAAGATCTCTTTTTGCTGTTCTTTTCTGGATACCTCAGAATCATCTTTGGATTCTCTGTAAGATCTCCATTCAGACAGTGCTTCTTCGATCTCTTCTTCGCTCTTACCCCACATCATGAGGTGGCGCTTATATAGAAGGCCTTCGCGTCTTAATATTTTGCGTACAGTATCAGATGGCTGTGCACCGCTGTCTAACCAGTAAAAAATGCGTTCTTCATTCAGAACTACTTCTTTTTTCTCGGTTACATTGTCGTAACGCCCGATCTGTTCGATGATTCGGCCGTCTCTTGGTGAGCGGCTGTCTGCAACAACGATATGATATACGGGGCGCTTTTTACGTCCTTTGCGTTGAAGTCTAATTCTTAACAATGATGTTCTCCGTTGGATTTAGTTGTCAAATTCTATCGGCCTATCGGCAGATTTTTTAAACCTTGAAGAGCACGTCCCATTTTTCCCATTTTGGACATGGTCTTCATCATTTTTTTCATTTGTTCAAACTGTTTCATGAGTTCATTGATCTCACGAACAGTTGTTCCGGAACCTTTGGCTATACGTCGTCTTCGACTTCCGTTTAGCACTTCCGGGTTCCTTCGTTCCTCCGGCGTCATTGACAAGATAATTGCTTCGATCGGCTTGAACGCGTCGTCGTCGATGTCTGCATTTTCAATTGCTTTGCTGGCGCCGGGTATCATAGATACAAGATCGGTGAAATCACCCATTTTCTTGATCTTCTGGATCTGATCCAGGAAGTCTTCGAGGTCGAATTTATCTGACCTGATCTTCTGTTGAAGCTTTTCAGCTTCCTGTGCATCAAATTCTTTCTGAGCTTTTTCAACAAGCGATACCACATCACCCATTCCGAGTATACGCT
It encodes:
- the rimM gene encoding ribosome maturation factor RimM (Essential for efficient processing of 16S rRNA), with amino-acid sequence MDRGQDFTEVGRIVRSHGLTGMVKAQFESVNAEILSSIDLFYLRNDRGDLYPVRLQECRPDVSSPDLFFVQFENISDRSAADRIKDHAIFVESKHVPVLLSETDSEFDELIDCEVIDQNDNSVGLVTDVILSPAHPILQVSSPEGSLMIPYVDHFIEDVDEGFIYCINLDELEGL
- the trmD gene encoding tRNA (guanosine(37)-N1)-methyltransferase TrmD, which encodes MRIDIISAVPALLQGPLDHSIVKNAIDKDLVEIHIHDLRDHTEDKHNKIDDYPYGGGAGMVLTAQPIFSCIEMLTDEREYDEIIFTAPDGKVFDQADANTLSLKKNIIILCGHYKGVDQRVRDALITSEYSIGDYVLSGGELPAMVIADAIVRLIPGAMGDSASALDDSFQDGLLDAPVYTRPNTFKGLKVPEVLLSGDPKKVTQWKREQSLKRTKERREDLYKKFKKEH
- the rplS gene encoding 50S ribosomal protein L19, with product MDKLKLVEQTLINEDIPHFTAGDTVNVHYRVREGEKERIQQYEGVVISERGSGPNKTFTVRKMSNNVGVERIFPLNSPFIAKIDVKRKGKVRRSKLFYLRSRRGKAARIQEKETR
- a CDS encoding adenylate kinase produces the protein MNIILFGPPGAGKGTQAKLLQEEFQIPQLSTGDIFRAAIKNETPLGVKVKSILDAGELVPDQTVVDLVADELKKEKYSGGYILDGFPRTVPQAEAFDRMLENNNASLDAFIELSVPEEELVKRILSRGEGRSDDTEDKVKNRLSVYQNETKPVLNHYQKQDLVKHIDGIGTVEEIFDRIKSELKEIA
- the rpsP gene encoding 30S ribosomal protein S16, with amino-acid sequence MLRIRLQRKGRKKRPVYHIVVADSRSPRDGRIIEQIGRYDNVTEKKEVVLNEERIFYWLDSGAQPSDTVRKILRREGLLYKRHLMMWGKSEEEIEEALSEWRSYRESKDDSEVSRKEQQKEILAAEEKEYKKQLQEKAAKAAAEVEAEAAAEEAEEEAAAEAVEESAEEEAPAEETAEAEEMEAVAEEEVADEPEAVEESAEEAETETAEEAEEEAPSEEETEAAAEEEETTEEEAPAEEEKAEAPGQVSTDMTAKEAIDHINNTDLADLKGFVPEDEDRVTVQRAWESKQEG